ccgaggaagaaccctgagtaggtttgaaagcttgctataacatcatgcatttttgttagccattaaagggtatcatatctacaagattacttggtttgtcttcctgagaaaaatcacatttcGCAGAAATGACATATACAGGCTTCATgataaatttattaaaatatatattttattcaatTTATCTATTGTATATTGGGAGCACATTTTGAAACAGACTTCGTTCAAGACCAGAATATCATGCAAAAAAACATCCGGGTAGAGTGCCAGGTATAAACATTGGTCTGTTTTCCCCACCCAAAATTTTATTCATATGGGTTATGATTTCTCTAGGATTACTATGTGCAATAAAAGGAAGAACCAAGTTATTTTCTGTAACTTACAACTGCTGCTACACCTGTTCCCGGCTTTAGTGGTGTCATGGTGATGCCACTGAGTTCCGTATAGCCTACTACTACTGAACTTGAACATATAATAAAAGCCAAAATTAGGCAATACAAGCTCTTTGTATTGGTCGGTTAAAGCGGGTCTGTGAGCACACTATATAGTATAGTTCATTGAGAAAACTCAACCATGCACAGCTTCCTCCCGAGTCAGAAGTCATTGAGagcctgtatatagtatatacaggcagatacacagTAACTCAATAGTAAGTGGAATGAAGGGAGGCAGGGAAAGCTATAAGCCAAACAGTACAATACATTTCAGTATCATTTAGTCTAGTAGGATCTTTTCTTGATAATCAGGTGGCAGATCAGCTTTAAACTGTATTAAAATTATACATAGAAATAGATATTGGCATTTACCACCTCACCATTCTATTTCATCCAATTTACAAAATAACTCTTTAAAAATGCCAGAAACATACCTGAGAAGTCAGATTTTCTATAGGTGGACTGCTCTTTAAAGTTCCATTTGAAATCCCTGAGTCATCAGCATCTATTAGACTATCCACAGGAACATTGTGTTGAGGTTTAAGAAATGCAAATTCCTGCTCACTTGGGTCCAGAGTTACACAGACATCATATGAATATGGCAGAGGTAATGTTCCCGTGTTGAACTGTGAAATAAATCTGGGATCAACCGGAGGATATAGACTTGTACTCAGGGATCCAAATGGAGTAGAGGATTTGGACTCTTTGTATTTGGAGACAACTGCAATAACCACAGTCAACATAAAGAGGAAGGAAATCAATGCCAAGGCTATTACCAAGTAGAATTGTAGGTTGGACTGAGATTCTTCTTTCCTGGGTTGACTGTTCAGCTCAGGGAGAACCTGATGAAAATGGTCAGCAATCACCATGCTTATAGCGACTGAAGCTGAGCGGGATGGAGTCCCATTATCTTTCACTAGAACCACAATTCCATGTTTCATGATGTCTTTTTCTTGAAATACACGTGATGTCCTGATCTCACCTGTGTGTTGGTCAATGGTGAAAACTGATTGGTCTGAAGATTGTAAAAAGTAAGACAACCAGGCATTGTGTCCAGAGTCAGCGTCCACTGCCACTACTTTAGATACTAAAGAGCCTTTGTCAGAGGTCCATGGAACCATCTCAAATGTTGTATCAACCTCTGGTGATGGGTACAGAATGACTGGAGAATTATCATTCTGGTCTACTATGCAAATTCTCAGTGTTGTGCTGCTGTTCAGAGATGGAGATCCATTGTCTCTGGCATTGATTTGGATATTAAATTCTTTATGCTTCTCATAATCAAATGATCGTTGAGCATAGATGACCCCAGTTACTGGATTCATGGAGATGTAGGAAGACAGGGGATCTTCTTCCTTACTTTTGCTAGGTATAGAATAAGTTACTTTAGAATTGTCTTCATTGTCTATATCTGTTGCTTGAATACTAAATATTGAAGCTCCTGGTAAATTATTTTCTGGTATAAATGCAGTGTAAATCAATTTATCAAACACCGGTGCATTGTCATTAACGTCTGATATTTCCAGTTGAATAAATTTTCTAGAAGTCATTTCTGGAGAACCTTTGTCTGAGGCTTGGATTGTAATGTTGTATGATGATACTTGTTCTCTATCTAGAATATTTTTAGTAACAATCTTATGAAAATTTCCTGTTGATGATATTAGTTCAAATGGTAAATCACCTTTTATTATACATTGAACCTCCCCATTTTCTCCTGAGTCAGGATCATGAACTTTAATCAGGGCCACCACAGTTCCAGGGGCCGAATCCTCAGGAATAAAATCTGATGATGAGGTTATGGATATCTCAGGAGCATTGTCATTTTCATCTATGATCTCTATTAAGACTTTAGCATGGGCAGCTAGACCGCCTCCGTCTTTGGCTTGCACagaaatttcataatattttgtTGCTTCATAATCTAAGCGTCGCCTTGTTCTAAGTTCTCCATTTTGAGAATTGATAGTAAAAGCCATAAGAATTTCACTTGCTGTTGTACTAATAGAGTAAGTGATTTTTGCATTGATGCCTTCATCTTCATCActtgcactgacctgcagaattgtTGAATTCACTGGTATATTTTCCCTAACACTTACTTTATATACATCCTGGATAAATACTGGAGCATTGTCATTAAAGTCAGTGACAATAATATTAATTAAGGCAGTGCCTGTCTGTACAGGATTGCCACCATCAGAAGCTGTTAGAATGAGCTCATGCTTGTTCTGTGTCTCTCGGTCTAGAGGCTTCTCTAGTATAAGCTCTGGAAAtacactgccatcagtgctgaCCTTCTCTCCAAGAGCAAAATACGGGTTTGCACTGAGTTTATAGCTTATTAGAGAATTAATGCCAACATCCAAATCTTCTGCATTTTGTAAAACAAACCTTCTTCCTGGGGAGGATGCTTCACCCATTTCTATTCCAATTGTGTGAAGAATAAATGTAGGAGGATTGTCATTTATATCCTGAATATCAATCTTAACACTGAAGACATTTAGAGGATTTTCCACCACAGCATCAAATGTAAGGACACAATCAGCTGCAGCTCTACACAATGTCTCCCTGTCTATCCTATCAgcaatatataggtttccattatCCAGATTTATACTGAAATATTTCTCAGAGACTCCAGACACAATACGGAATTTCCTTCTGGAGAGATCCTTAACATCTAACTGCAGATCCTTTGCTAAATCACCAACAATAGACCCTTTTCTTAATTCTTCATTAATAGAATAGTGAATCTGACCAGAGACTGAATGACACAGCCAGGAAAATAAGAAGGGGAATATTACTTGCCATCTGAGTCCTTGCATTGATTGTCCTTCCTGCAGTTGTAATCCAGCCATCCTTCTTCTCATCAGAATTATAATTGTAAAATCCTGATTTTTATTCTGAAATTATTATTTTAATCCCATAGAAAGTGAAATTAATCCTTCTTGATCAGTCCTATATCCTGTACATCCCAGTGTGAAATGCTGTGTATTTCTTCATGCAGTTGAACACTGTCTGCATCATGGAGGAGATTCTGGATTTGCAGAATATTTTCATTATTGGTGAACAGCGGCGCTCTGAGGCGTATATGGGGAACTACAGCATTACTAACAAGTTCATTGCTTACcagtattttttgtacatttgtcTGCAATGAGTAAATATTTTATGTAAGGGACTTTATAGTAGAAGGATTTGATTTTCTAACTATGTTCTTCAAATCCCTTATATTATTTATATGCAAAGTATTGATAATGGTTTATatagcaaaatacaaaaatgtaaacTTTAATAGAGTTTAATATTTCTTGTATTTAGTGAGATCCATTACGGTGAACCTAGAAGATATTTGTGCCAGATGTAGCAAGTTCACTTTTAGAATTAAAAATTGGAACACAACAAGCAAGTATTAGTGCAGCAGAGTAGGTGGTAATGAACAATCCTAAAGCTCTCCATACATATTGCGGAAAAGTAATTGGCTCCTGCTGATGTGTAAGGGGGGATCCCATGTTTCCCCTATCAGATGACATTAGAAAAAAGAAGTGGGGCCTGCTGAATTTAAATACGCAATTTACTTTCTTCGGCGTGGTGATGAAACACGTCCAGAGGTGTCTGCCAATGGCTTTACCCACTTTGCCCATGGAAAACAAGTGAACACTAAGCCATGTCCATGTATTTGGGGGATTCAggagaaattgctgttggcaaaATAGGCAACAGCTATTTAAGGTGTATGGACACTCTTAAATTGGCTTAATTCTTACCTTGCTATTGTTTAAACTAGGGTCTGTGGAGAAGTGCAACCAGAGAAATAGatgggaagatagtgtagacagtgatctggaactaagtaatgagaatgggggtggagctgttagtacagttagaaaagGGAGAAAAGTTAGTAGGAATTCACTAATTACAAAAAATCACTAAAAGCCTCTAAACTGTATGTTGACTAATGCTCAAAGTCTGACCAATATGattgacaaactggaagtaataatgtctgcggAAAACTATgccatagtgggaataacagataCGAAAACTGATagttaacttacagggttacagtctgtttatAAGAGTCAGAAACCAGATAGAAACaagaaagggggaggagtttgTCTTCATGTAAAATCTTGTTTAAAGCACACGTTATGGGaaaatcaaatttgccgacaaagCTATCTAACACtagagtagagagagagagaggacacacaaagatctagaaaagcttgaacagtgggtggcaactaatagaatggtatttaacaaggagaaatgcaaagtactacatctgggcaagaaaaatgaaaggaAAAACACTTTCGGAATAGCATGAATTGTGCTaagcagcacatttgaaaaagatttgggtatactaatagatcatagactgaacatgagtcaacaatgtgatacagccgcaaaaaagacaaacacaattctgggatatattaggagaagcatagggtctagatcatgtgaggcaattatccccctctactcaatACCTAATTAGTCAGACctgatctggaatactgtgtccagttctgggcactctgatttaaaaaacacatacacaaactggagcaagtttagagaagaattaccaagatggtaagcagtctgcaaatcatgtcctatgaggaatggttaaaggatctgggaatgcttagcttgcaaaaaagatagctgagaggagacttaatagctgtctagaaatatctgaagggatgttacagtgcagagggatcagcactattctcatttgcacaaagaaaaactagaagcaatgggatgaaactaaaaggggggagacacagattagatattagaaaacaaaaattctgacAGTaaaagtgatcaatgagtggaacaggttgccaagtGGGGTGGTGAGTTCTTTTTCATTAGACGTTTTCAAACAgatgctggacagacatctgtctaggatgatttagtgaatcctgcattgaccgtaaaggccccttccaactctaccattatatgaTTCTATAATTCTATAAGTGAAGGTGATGACCATGTAGAGTCTCTGAAGGTGGAGATACATagaaggaaaaacaataataaaatcctcataggggttttctatagaccaccaaatatagcaGAAACCACCAAAAATCTATTACTAAGGtcaatagatgaagcagcaatcacagtgaggtaattattatgggagattttaactatccagatataaactaggAAACTGAAACCTTCTAACAGGTTTTTGTTAAAATCTACAGATTTACCTAACCTGTAAAGGGCCCAATTAGAGGGACGGCCAGTTTGTACTTAATATTAACAAAGAAACTCGAGATAATAACAAAGGTGCAGGGgaaatgaaacttaaacttttgaaacttttttttctgcttttacatttttaaaaatatttttacatgATCCCAGTTATCCATTAGATAAAGGTAATCGTGTAACCGCATAGAGCGGTTCTCGGTGACATCTCTTTGCTTTCGGCTAATAATACTAGCTGGGAGCCgggtgattttaaatttcttgggcctcTGCTTAGGATAGGGGTGAGTACTCTAAGTTCCCCTTATGGATCCAATCTCAAGGAGCTGaatcttcaacttttttaaacttcatatttaCTTCAATGCTActgtcgttatccattggataacggtgatcgcatGACCAAGGGTCGCATATCGcagcccccatgacagctccaggttgttggctacctctggcAGGGAGCTGTTATGTCCCGAGCCCACAGGGTTTTcacagccctggggattaaagcccacttagctaggacataaaaagactatggggtagtcactaaggggttaaaagaggtcatggggcacatgacaagaatatTGTTATTTCTCTTTAAAAGTCACTGGTAAGACCATACATGGAGtattatgtatagttttggacacTGGTACTTAAGAAGGACATTACGGAGCGTGATCTAGTTTAAAGATGGgaaattaaattaataaatggaatgagtggACTACATTACCCATAATTGGGGTTATTTTGTTTAGATAAAAAGACAGCAttggggcaacctaataactatgtataagtatatcaggggtcaatacagggaTATTTCCAATGAATTATACCAagtactgtgactgtaacaagggggcatcctctacgtctagaggaaagaaggtttctacaccaacatgaaGGGGTTTCTTTAACGAAAGAGCAGTGAATCTATGGAACCCTATGTCTGACATTGTGGCAATGGCGAACTCACTAATATAATTCAATGGAGGCCCGGTTGCCTTTCTTGAGttcaacaatattacatgttattgtcAATATTACATACTATTACCAGACTTGGAGTTGGTAagaaattttttccctaaaatgtggaaaattggctcctagcttattgggtttttttgccttcttctggatcaatattgcaggattatagactgaactggatgcacacgtcttttttcagcctaacatactgtgttactacaATTGTTAAATTATGATTTGATTATATGCACTGGTTTGTGTGAAGCACTGAATATAATAAACACACCTTAGTAGCTCCTCCAGGAGAACAATTACTGAAATTAATTTCTGCCTTTCGGTAATACAATAGTCCAGAAATTGAAGAAATGTATGCTTTGAGATACCAGTGCTAATGATGGACTGACGCCTGCCAGGCAcacaatggggttgcctctgaatccgtgttacaactcacgagataataataatgatctttatttataaagtgctaacatattctgcagctcATAACCATCATATTTGTCCTCACAGACAATTATttttcctttggcaaagagagatTTCTGCAACTCACCAGCCTATCATGGGCAGTgaaatggcactgcaatatgctAACCTTTTCaatgcaaaactggagagtgactttctggcctcatTGAcgtcataatcatctggaccaacacggAACaagaagcagcagcacatgtgaaaaagacttgggtatactaatagatcatagactgaacatgagttaacaactCTAGtctagtctagatcacgtgaggtaataatccccctctactcttccttaggccgcctgcacacgggcggaaatccagcggcaggatttcccgcgggatttccgccgctcaaagcctgcataggagtgcacatgaaagagccagggccgccgggcgcgggtgagtatgcgctgctccctgcaggcgctggggtcgggtcccgcggcgagaattctcgccgccggatccgacccgctcgtctgcaggcggccttagtcagactTTATTTGCAATGCTGTGTccacttctgggcaccccacttttaaaaagacataaacaaactggagcaagtttagaaaagagttaccaagatcgtGAGCAGTCAGCAAATGATGGCCTattaggaacggttaaaggatctgtgaatgtttagcttgcaaaaaagaattcTGAGAgcaaacttaatagctgtctgcaaatatctgaagggctgtcacagtgcagagggatcagccctattctcatttgcacaatgggatgaaactgaaatagAGGAGATACAAATAACAAATTAGAaataactttctgacagtgagggtgatcaatgagtggaacaggttaccatgggaggtggtgaattctccttcaatggaatgtgttcaaacaaaggctggacaaatatctgcctgggatgatttagtgaatcctgcaatgagcagggggttggaccagatgaacctgggggtcccttccaattctaccattctatgattctatgaaaaactaataaaattccacaaGAGATTCAATGCAGTTCACTCTACCATAAACCTGATaataagctactcgtatactgaAATCAAGTTTTTGGACACCACCGTAAAAAttgcaaacaactcaatacagacacccCTATACCAAAAACATTAATactatcttaaaaggacatttttaaatcagggctaccagttacaggtactaaggaaaacaCAAATATGACCGTCTggaaaccatattcccggattcTCTCCTTCTGTGTTAAAACCCATATACaccagcagataatcgctcaaaattcgctcaaacgacagtttgagtgacagctttgagcaatcattttgcacaaAATATTAagaagctactcagctacttaagtaccaattaagtgtgcaaatgatgccttcactgaatgcagttaatagcccgaggttattatctgcgctcagattctTGGTTCTCCAAGGGGAAACAGTGCTATCAGCACTTCCCGTGGAGACCTTTTGCTAagagtgaacaacgatttttaggttagcttgaatttaacaatcagctaacagtgcccgaaaagcgcacaaTGCGCGCACGTTTACACGCACcgtttatcgctaaaacgattgccgattagcaattttttaacgatcattggctggtgtaaatgggcctttactggcaacctccaaatttgaggaactttataattaaGAGTGCACTGTCCTCTGATACGCAAAAAGAAACTTATTCTcgcaaggtaaggagctgtaagacctgctcacatgaatgaatcacagacaggatacaaatccccaacacacagcaggactataagatcccagggacattcacatgttccacgtctgatattgtgtacctgatctggtTCAGTAGATATCCTGTTTTCCTGTTGCggccctttatgttggagaaacaggacaaaaactgaaagcgaggatgaagCCCtttatttcaaatcacaaagccataaaagaatttgggagtacaaatttctaacaacttttgacactttcaacagaggcctaaattcttcaaggggattcatgtgtgactgggaagtacAATAAATctagagcagagataacactctggcctggtgaccctctaacactaattcagagaccataaaacgttCACATTTTTATCAGGGGACTGTttaaaagtgcaaattaatcccatcCATGTctatgccttgtcatatgtatgtgtgtatatacatgcctcttcaaatccattatgcctgaggaagaaccctaagtagagtcgaaagctcgctattacatcataaatttttgttagccattaataggtatcatatctacaagattacttggtttctattgCTGAGAACGATCACATTTTACACAAATAACAGATGCAGGCTTCATGATACTTTTATTAAAATACATGTTTTTCTATTGTATATTGGGAGCACATTTTGCAACAGACTTCACTCGAGACCAAAATAACATGCAAAGAAACATCCGGGTAGAGTGCCAAGTATAAACATTGGTCTGTTTTCCCCACCCAAAATTTTATTCGTATGGGTTACGATTTCTCTAGGCTTACTATATGCAATAAAAGGATAAACCACGTTATTTTCAGTAACTTACAGCTGCTGCTACACCCAGGTTCTAAAGATGCTTCAGTGGTGTCATGATGATGCCGCTGAGTGTCTTGTAGCCCATTAATGCTAAACTTGAGCATATAATAAAAGCCAAAATTAAGTGATGGCAACTTTTAGTATTGTGCAATTAAGATGGGTCTGTGAGCACACTATGCTGCCTTGTTTAATTTCAGCATACTACTTCTACAGGTCCTCTATCCTATAAGCCCAAATAACACCAAACAATATTGAGCAGTTTGTAGCTATCAAAATAAAGTTCATTAAGGGAACTCAACCATGCACAGCTTCCTTCTCAATCAGAAATAATTGAGagcctgtatacagtatatacaggcagatacacagTAACTCACTAGTGAGTGGAATGAGGGGAGGCAGGGAAGGCTATAAGTCAAACAGCACAATACATTTTAGTATCATTTAGTCTAGTAGGATCTTGATAATCAGGTGGCAGATCTGCTTTATTATACATAGAAATAGACATTGTCATTTACCACCTCACTAGTCTGTTTTATCCAATATACAAAATAACACTTCAAAAATGCCAGAAACATACCTGAGAAGTCAGATTCTCTATAGGTGGACTGCTCTTTAAAGTTCCATTTGAAATCCCTGAGTCATCAGCATCTATTAGACTATCCACAGGAACATTGTGTTGAGGTTTAAGAAATGCAAATTCCTGCTCACTTGGGTCCAGAGTTACACAAACATCATATGAATATGGCAGAGGTAATGTTCCACTGTTGAATTGTGAAATAAATCTTGGATCAATCGGAGGATATAGACTTGTACTCAGGGATCCAAATGAGGTAAAAGATTTTGATTCTTTGTATTTGGAGACAACTGCAATAATCACAGTCAATATAAAGAGGAAGGAAATCAATGCCAAGGCTATTACCAAGTAGAATTGTATGTTGGACTGAGATTCTTCTTTGCTGGACTGATTGCTCAGATCAGGAAGGGCCTGATGAAAGTAATCAGCAATCACCATGTTTATAGCGACTGAAGCTGAG
The nucleotide sequence above comes from Eleutherodactylus coqui strain aEleCoq1 chromosome 2, aEleCoq1.hap1, whole genome shotgun sequence. Encoded proteins:
- the LOC136613139 gene encoding protocadherin gamma-B1-like, which translates into the protein MRRRMAGLQLQEGQSMQGLRWQVIFPFLFSWLCHSVSGQIHYSINEELRKGSIVGDLAKDLQLDVKDLSRRKFRIVSGVSEKYFSINLDNGNLYIADRIDRETLCRAAADCVLTFDAVVENPLNVFSVKIDIQDINDNPPTFILHTIGIEMGEASSPGRRFVLQNAEDLDVGINSLISYKLSANPYFALGEKVSTDGSVFPELILEKPLDRETQNKHELILTASDGGNPVQTGTALINIIVTDFNDNAPVFIQDVYKVSVRENIPVNSTILQVSASDEDEGINAKITYSISTTASEILMAFTINSQNGELRTRRRLDYEATKYYEISVQAKDGGGLAAHAKVLIEIIDENDNAPEISITSSSDFIPEDSAPGTVVALIKVHDPDSGENGEVQCIIKGDLPFELISSTGNFHKIVTKNILDREQVSSYNITIQASDKGSPEMTSRKFIQLEISDVNDNAPVFDKLIYTAFIPENNLPGASIFSIQATDIDNEDNSKVTYSIPSKSKEEDPLSSYISMNPVTGVIYAQRSFDYEKHKEFNIQINARDNGSPSLNSSTTLRICIVDQNDNSPVILYPSPEVDTTFEMVPWTSDKGSLVSKVVAVDADSGHNAWLSYFLQSSDQSVFTIDQHTGEIRTSRVFQEKDIMKHGIVVLVKDNGTPSRSASVAISMVIADHFHQVLPELNSQPRKEESQSNLQFYLVIALALISFLFMLTVVIAVVSKYKESKSSTPFGSLSTSLYPPVDPRFISQFNTGTLPLPYSYDVCVTLDPSEQEFAFLKPQHNVPVDSLIDADDSGISNGTLKSSPPIENLTSQFKADLPPDYQEKILLD